In Ruminococcaceae bacterium BL-6, a genomic segment contains:
- a CDS encoding Galactitol-1-phosphate 5-dehydrogenase: protein MKAAVLYGNEDIRYDDYPTPQVKPGTVKVHVRATGICGSDVPRVLYHGAHFYPIVLGHEFSGDVVEAGEGVTSVKVGDTVSGAPLLPCMKCSDCQNGNFSLCKNYSFIGSREQGSFAEYVVIPEANAVPYDPGIPYEQAAMFEPSTVALHGVLCNDYRGGECVAVLGCGTIGIFTLQWAKIFGAKKVVAFDVDDGRLALAKRMGADEVVNTKREGFLEESLALTGGRGYGFVFEAAGNPATVHLAFEAAANKARVCLIGTPHADVAFPPREWENLNRKEFRLTGSWMSYSAPFPGKEWELTAHYFATGQLKFDPDFIFRKYPMEKAAEAFACFHHPEQVHGKIMFVNE from the coding sequence ATGAAAGCGGCAGTATTATACGGCAACGAGGACATCCGGTACGACGATTATCCGACGCCGCAGGTAAAGCCCGGCACCGTAAAGGTCCATGTGCGGGCGACCGGGATCTGCGGCAGCGACGTGCCGCGCGTTTTGTACCACGGCGCGCATTTTTACCCGATCGTCCTCGGGCATGAGTTTTCCGGGGATGTTGTGGAAGCGGGCGAAGGCGTTACGTCCGTGAAGGTCGGGGACACTGTTTCCGGCGCGCCGTTGCTCCCCTGCATGAAATGCAGCGACTGCCAGAACGGCAATTTCTCTTTGTGCAAGAATTACAGCTTTATCGGCAGCCGCGAGCAGGGCAGCTTTGCCGAGTATGTCGTGATCCCCGAGGCCAACGCCGTCCCATACGACCCCGGTATCCCCTATGAGCAGGCGGCGATGTTCGAGCCATCCACCGTGGCGCTGCACGGAGTTCTGTGCAACGATTACCGGGGCGGGGAGTGCGTGGCGGTGCTGGGATGCGGCACCATCGGCATTTTTACGCTGCAGTGGGCCAAGATTTTCGGCGCGAAGAAGGTGGTCGCGTTCGACGTGGACGACGGCCGCCTCGCGCTGGCCAAACGCATGGGCGCGGATGAAGTCGTCAATACAAAGCGCGAGGGCTTTCTGGAAGAGAGCCTGGCGCTGACCGGCGGGAGGGGCTACGGCTTTGTCTTCGAGGCCGCGGGCAACCCCGCGACCGTACACCTTGCGTTTGAGGCGGCCGCGAACAAGGCGCGGGTCTGCCTGATCGGCACCCCGCACGCCGACGTCGCCTTTCCGCCGCGGGAGTGGGAAAACCTGAACCGGAAGGAATTCCGGCTGACCGGAAGCTGGATGAGCTACTCCGCCCCATTCCCCGGGAAGGAGTGGGAGCTTACCGCGCACTATTTCGCCACGGGGCAGCTGAAATTCGACCCGGACTTCATCTTCCGGAAATACCCGATGGAAAAGGCCGCGGAAGCGTTCGCCTGCTTCCACCACCCGGAGCAGGTCCACGGAAAGATTATGTTTGTGAACGAATAG